In one Nomascus leucogenys isolate Asia chromosome 13, Asia_NLE_v1, whole genome shotgun sequence genomic region, the following are encoded:
- the DEFB132 gene encoding beta-defensin 132, whose protein sequence is MKFLLLVLAALRFLTQVIPASGGGSKCVSDTQGYCRTYCHRGETALFMCNASRKCCASYSFLPKPDLPQLIGNQWQSKRRNTQRKDKKQQTTVTS, encoded by the exons ATGAAGTTCCTGCTCCTGGTCTTGGCAGCCCTCAGATTCCTGACCCAGGTGATCCCAG CCAGTGGAGGTGGGTCAAAATGTGTGAGTGACACCCAAGGATACTGCAGGACATATTGCCACCGGGGGGAGACAGCATTGTTCATGTGCAACGCTTCCAGAAAATGCTGCGCCAGCTACTCCTTCCTGCCGAAGCCTGACCTACCACAGCTCATCGGTAACCAATGGCAATCAAAGAGAAGAAACACACAAAGGAAAGACAAGAAGCAACAAACGACTGTAACATCATAA
- the C13H20orf96 gene encoding uncharacterized protein C20orf96 homolog isoform X1, protein MKTLTRVQSVFHSKPIMVVTSCQPKNPRELHRRQKLDPGKMQAEIRLMKTMLRNGRTALRELQSHENFLTKLNEELIETIQDMESSTTLNVRALLQQQDILATIINILEYSNKKRLQELKSELQEWEEKKKCKMSYLEQQAEQLNAKIEKTQEEVNFLSTYMDHEYSVKSVQIATLMRQLQQVKDSQQDELDDLSEMRRKVLESLSNKIQKKKKKILSSVVAETQRPYEEALLQKMWESQDFLKCMQRFREFIDQFKENMPVLRAEVEELQAQTREPREVIFEDVLLRRPKCTPDMDVILNIPVEEPLPF, encoded by the exons ATGAAGACTTTGACTAGGGTCCAATCAG TGTTTCACTCCAAGCCCATTATGGTGGTGACAAGCTGCCAGCCGAAGAATCCACGAGAACTACATAGAAGGCAGAAGTTGGACCCTGGGAAGATGCAGGCCGAAATCCGGTTAATGAAG ACAATGCTCAGGAACGGGAGGACCGCTCTGCGAGAGCTCCAAAGCCATGAGAACTTCCTCACCAAGCTCAACGAGGAgctgatcgagaccatccaggacATGGAGAGCAGCACGACCCTGAACGTGCGGGCCCTGCTGCAGCAGCAGGACATACTGGCG ACCATCATCAACATCTTGGAGTATTCAAACAAGAAGAGGCTGCAGGAATTGAAGTCTGAGCTTCAGGagtgggaagaaaagaagaaatgcaagaTGAGCT ATCTAGAGCAGCAGGCAGAGCAGCTGAATGCCAAGATTGAGAAGACCCAGGAGGAAGTGAACTTCCTGAGCACTTATATGGACCATGAGTATTCCGTCAAGTCTGTCCAGATCGCCACCCTTATGCGCCAGCTGCAGCAGGTTAAGGACAGCCAGCAG GATGAGCTGGATGACCTCAGTGAGATGCGCAGAAAGGTCCTGGAGTCCTTGTCCAACAAGattcagaagaagaagaaaaaaattctgagttCTGTGGTGGCG GAAACCCAGCGTCCCTATGAAGAGGCTCTCCTACAGAAGATGTGGGAAAGCCAAGACTTCCTGAAATGCATGCAAAGGTTCAGAGAA TTTATTGACCAGTTTAAGGAGAACATGCCCGTATTAAGGGCCGAGGTGGAAGAGCTCCAAGCCCAGACCCGGGAACCCCGAGAGGTCATATTTGAGGATGTTCTGCTTCGGAGACCCAA GTGCACCCCAGACATGGATGTCATCCTCAACATTCCTGTGGAAGAGCCACTACCCTTCTAG
- the C13H20orf96 gene encoding uncharacterized protein C20orf96 homolog isoform X2: MVVTSCQPKNPRELHRRQKLDPGKMQAEIRLMKTMLRNGRTALRELQSHENFLTKLNEELIETIQDMESSTTLNVRALLQQQDILATIINILEYSNKKRLQELKSELQEWEEKKKCKMSYLEQQAEQLNAKIEKTQEEVNFLSTYMDHEYSVKSVQIATLMRQLQQVKDSQQDELDDLSEMRRKVLESLSNKIQKKKKKILSSVVAETQRPYEEALLQKMWESQDFLKCMQRFREFIDQFKENMPVLRAEVEELQAQTREPREVIFEDVLLRRPKCTPDMDVILNIPVEEPLPF, encoded by the exons ATGGTGGTGACAAGCTGCCAGCCGAAGAATCCACGAGAACTACATAGAAGGCAGAAGTTGGACCCTGGGAAGATGCAGGCCGAAATCCGGTTAATGAAG ACAATGCTCAGGAACGGGAGGACCGCTCTGCGAGAGCTCCAAAGCCATGAGAACTTCCTCACCAAGCTCAACGAGGAgctgatcgagaccatccaggacATGGAGAGCAGCACGACCCTGAACGTGCGGGCCCTGCTGCAGCAGCAGGACATACTGGCG ACCATCATCAACATCTTGGAGTATTCAAACAAGAAGAGGCTGCAGGAATTGAAGTCTGAGCTTCAGGagtgggaagaaaagaagaaatgcaagaTGAGCT ATCTAGAGCAGCAGGCAGAGCAGCTGAATGCCAAGATTGAGAAGACCCAGGAGGAAGTGAACTTCCTGAGCACTTATATGGACCATGAGTATTCCGTCAAGTCTGTCCAGATCGCCACCCTTATGCGCCAGCTGCAGCAGGTTAAGGACAGCCAGCAG GATGAGCTGGATGACCTCAGTGAGATGCGCAGAAAGGTCCTGGAGTCCTTGTCCAACAAGattcagaagaagaagaaaaaaattctgagttCTGTGGTGGCG GAAACCCAGCGTCCCTATGAAGAGGCTCTCCTACAGAAGATGTGGGAAAGCCAAGACTTCCTGAAATGCATGCAAAGGTTCAGAGAA TTTATTGACCAGTTTAAGGAGAACATGCCCGTATTAAGGGCCGAGGTGGAAGAGCTCCAAGCCCAGACCCGGGAACCCCGAGAGGTCATATTTGAGGATGTTCTGCTTCGGAGACCCAA GTGCACCCCAGACATGGATGTCATCCTCAACATTCCTGTGGAAGAGCCACTACCCTTCTAG
- the C13H20orf96 gene encoding uncharacterized protein C20orf96 homolog isoform X3, with protein MEVLSLPNSFQTQALWDSLHGPGVPGSVFHSKPIMVVTSCQPKNPRELHRRQKLDPGKMQAEIRLMKTMLRNGRTALRELQSHENFLTKLNEELIETIQDMESSTTLNVRALLQQQDILATIINILEYSNKKRLQELKSELQEWEEKKKCKMSYLEQQAEQLNAKIEKTQEEVNFLSTYMDHEYSVKSVQIATLMRQLQQVKDSQQDELDDLSEMRRKVLESLSNKIQKKKKKILSSVVAETQRPYEEALLQKMWESQDFLKCMQRFREVRGQGRWWSL; from the exons ATGGAAGTTCTTTCCCTTCCCAACTCTTTCCAGACCCAAGCACTCTGGGACTCACTCCAcggtccaggagttccaggttccG TGTTTCACTCCAAGCCCATTATGGTGGTGACAAGCTGCCAGCCGAAGAATCCACGAGAACTACATAGAAGGCAGAAGTTGGACCCTGGGAAGATGCAGGCCGAAATCCGGTTAATGAAG ACAATGCTCAGGAACGGGAGGACCGCTCTGCGAGAGCTCCAAAGCCATGAGAACTTCCTCACCAAGCTCAACGAGGAgctgatcgagaccatccaggacATGGAGAGCAGCACGACCCTGAACGTGCGGGCCCTGCTGCAGCAGCAGGACATACTGGCG ACCATCATCAACATCTTGGAGTATTCAAACAAGAAGAGGCTGCAGGAATTGAAGTCTGAGCTTCAGGagtgggaagaaaagaagaaatgcaagaTGAGCT ATCTAGAGCAGCAGGCAGAGCAGCTGAATGCCAAGATTGAGAAGACCCAGGAGGAAGTGAACTTCCTGAGCACTTATATGGACCATGAGTATTCCGTCAAGTCTGTCCAGATCGCCACCCTTATGCGCCAGCTGCAGCAGGTTAAGGACAGCCAGCAG GATGAGCTGGATGACCTCAGTGAGATGCGCAGAAAGGTCCTGGAGTCCTTGTCCAACAAGattcagaagaagaagaaaaaaattctgagttCTGTGGTGGCG GAAACCCAGCGTCCCTATGAAGAGGCTCTCCTACAGAAGATGTGGGAAAGCCAAGACTTCCTGAAATGCATGCAAAGGTTCAGAGAAGTACGTGGGCAAGGAAGGTGGTGGTCCCTGTAG